The sequence GAAGAGCAACAGATTGGAAAAATGGTATCAGTTCCTCTTGCCAATAGATACCTTTGTATTCCTTCTTGAGGTTCACGAATGGGTTGCTAGCTTTGCTGTGCCAAATGTATGGCAAGCCGGTTTTGACTCCAAATCCTAAGTGATCACATATCACCTATGGCGAAAATCAGTGATAGCCCTCAAATGTTAGATCTCAAGATGTGAAAGCAATCAAGTATATTGTTATGTAGGCTAGACTTCACAATAGTAATACCTTAGTGCACCAGCCTGCCCACATGTCGTCGTAGCGTCCAATTGGCTGGCCATCTCCCATTAGTCCGAAGTACATAGCTGGACCTATCAATTCACGGTTGAAAGCAAGATTCATGCCACACATTGGGAAGAGGGTACCCTTTGGAATGGTCATAACTGCATCAACAAACCTGAAAATGACAGGGTATAATTGGTATCTCAAATGCAGAAAGAAGTGAAAAGAAACAAAGCTTGAATGGTAATCTTAAACCTGTTGTTCCTTTCCAGAGGCTTGACAAGCTGAGTCGGTGCATCATAGTCCGGTATGTTGAGCCAAAGCCCATGAGACACCGCAGTTGGTACACCTTCACGAAGACTGAAGGGGTACCCCCGAACAAAATCGGTGCCTTCGCGGTAAGGGTCATAAAGAGTGTTGAAAAAGAATGGAGTTGATGGGCTCACGAGGTTCTTAATGTGCTGCTCAAGAGCATTGATCTCCTTGCCAGATGGATCTTTAGCAACCTGTGTGATTCAGTAAATTAACAAATGGAGATTTTAAACATCAGACGGATAAATATTATAGTTATGACTTTGAAATTTGAATCATAAAGATATGGAGATGTATGACAACAGAGTCTGCTCAATGCCTTTCAATAGAGATGTTCAAACACGAAGAACCTGAAAGCGACAGGTATTATGCGGCACAGTACAGTAAGATTGCTCATTGCCAAGTTTAGCCTAGTTTATATATGCACTCTTGCATGTTGAAACATTAATCTTACACCATGTGCGAACAAACATTCATCTGATAAAAGAATGATTAAAAAAACCACATTAAAACTATAAGTCAAACTAACCACAATatcacaacaacaaaaaaaaaaatggaactcAAATTATTTGAATCTGAACACACAGAGTAACAGAGCAAAAGAGAAGTTAATCTAAGATGATTTCTGATATCGCATACGATCTGGATTGATCAGCCACAAATCGACCAACCGTTCAAGGAGAGGATCTAGGAGGCTGAGTAAATAATGGCTTACGAGACAGAAAATGTGGCTGCAACattcttaaatttttaaaataattgccAATCATGTACAATCAAGTGCATATTAGCTTCAGTCAATCAACAACCATCAAAGCATCATAACTCATCCGATAGCCGATCCTCTCATCAGAAAACCAAGCAAGCAAGACATTAGAAAAGAATATTGCATAAGATTATGTTATCTTTATGGAAAGAAAATTTAGAATAACAAACGAAACTCATATTTTCTGgggaaaaaaaaagatttagAGCTGAAAGATCATTACAGCATCAAGAACCAGAATACTAACTCAAAATCATacaaaaatagaaataaaattac comes from Henckelia pumila isolate YLH828 chromosome 4, ASM3356847v2, whole genome shotgun sequence and encodes:
- the LOC140865774 gene encoding UDP-arabinopyranose mutase 3-like, which encodes MAISKSATPVLKDELDIVIPTIRNLDFLEMWRPFFEPYHLIIVQDGDPSKVIKVPDGFDYELYNRNDINKILGPKANCISFKDSACRCFGYMVSKKKYIFTIDDDCFVAKDPSGKEINALEQHIKNLVSPSTPFFFNTLYDPYREGTDFVRGYPFSLREGVPTAVSHGLWLNIPDYDAPTQLVKPLERNNRFVDAVMTIPKGTLFPMCGMNLAFNRELIGPAMYFGLMGDGQPIGRYDDMWAGWCTKVICDHLGFGVKTGLPYIWHSKASNPFVNLKKEYKGIYWQEELIPFFQSVALPKDCTTVQKCYLEISKQVKAKLGKVDDYFNKLADAMATWIEAWDELNPSKTPAALPNGLAK